One stretch of Sardina pilchardus chromosome 17, fSarPil1.1, whole genome shotgun sequence DNA includes these proteins:
- the LOC134062256 gene encoding ras-associated and pleckstrin homology domains-containing protein 1-like isoform X1 produces the protein MLQTSIQDKTQRRVRTSREPVKAPSDSKAPLVTLMSLPDYWNPDVLPPLGHAVGRGPGSSLEIIELDAASSEYSKVLNIFNRTMSGYDILSIKRIQNLALWKFFNEQADHMRKKNGGNANEQILFHGTDSNHSDAVCQENFDWQIHGTGTAYGQGSYFTRDASYSDAFTGPARIKSMFACRVLLGQYTKGQHNYVRTPAKEDNSSLLCDSCVDDVFNPSIFVVFEKHQVYPEYLIQYAWRRPNMYLPHPRLYRCLHPHPDMCLAPKPEHVPPPKPSHVPPPLSRHVPPPTSKYVPPPTSKYVPPPTSKHVPLPLSSHVPPPIPSHVPPPLSRHVPPLTPKHVHPSTPRYVPPPTARYVPPPLSRQMPPPLSKQVPPSTPRQVPPSTPKYVPPPLSRPVPPPTPRHGGGPSVTSHAVAQWSLSPGGSKNTTQPSSPKSQPQRVSHLIDYFHKLTNQQ, from the exons ATGCTTCAAACAAGTATCCAAGACAAAACACAGAGGCGTGTGAGAACATCCAGAGAGCCGG TGAAAGCTCCCAGTGACAGCAAGGCACCGTTGGTTACCCTAATGTCTCTGCCGGATTACTGGAACCCTGATGTGTTGCCTCCACTAGGACATGCAGTAGGTAGAGGGCCTGGCTCAAGCCTTGAG ATAATCGAGCTGGATGCAGCTTCTTCAGAATACTCAAAAGTCCTCAATATCTTCAACAGAACCATGTCAGGCTATGACATTCTGAGTATCAAAAGAATCCAGAACCTGGCTTTGTGGAAATTCTTCAATGA GCAAGCAGACcacatgagaaaaaaaaatggtggaaATGCCAATGAACAAATCCTCTTCCATGGAACAGACTCCAATCACAGTGATGCCGTCTGTCAGGAGAACTTTGATTGGCAGATCCATGGGACCGGAACCGCTTATGGCCAAG ggAGTTACTTCACCAGAGATGCCAGTTATTCAGATGCATTCACTGGGCCGGCACGGATCAAATCCATGTTTGCCTGTAGGGTCTTATTAGGGCAGTACACCAAAGGACAGCATAATTATGTCCGAACCCCAGCCAAGGAAGATAATTCAAGCTTGCTTTGTGACAGCTGTGTGGACGACGTGTTTAACCCCTCCATATTTGTTGTGTTTGAGAAACACCAGGTTTATCCCGAGTACCTCATTCAGTATGCCTGGAGACGGCCAAACATGTACCTCCCCCACCCACGCCTGTACAGGTGCCTCCACCCACACCCAGACATGTGCCTTGCCCCCAAGCCCGAACATGTGCCTCCACCCAAACCCAGCCATGTTCCTCCACCTTTATCCAGACATGTGCCTCCACCCACATCCAAATATGTGCCTCCACCCACATCCAAATATGTGCCTCCACCCACATCCAAACATGTTCCTCTACCTTTATCCAGCCATGTGCCCCCACCCATACCCAGCCATGTGCCTCCACCTTTATCCAGACATGTGCCTCCACTTACACCCAAACATGTGCATCCATCCACACCCAGATATGTTCCTCCACCCACAGCCAGATATGTTCCTCCACCTTTATCCAGGCAGATGCCTCCACCATTATCCAAACAAGTGCCTCCATCCACACCCAGACAGGTGCCTCCATCCACACCCAAATATGTGCCTCCACCTTTATCCAGACCTGTTCCTCCACCCACACCCAGACATGGGGGAGGTCCCTCGGTCACATCTCATGCCGTGGCCCAGTGGTCATTGTCTCCTGGAGGCTCCAAGAACACAACGCAGCCATCGTCTCCAAAAAGCCAGCCCCAGAGAGTTTCTCATTTGATTGACTACTTCCATAAACTCACTAATCAACAATAA
- the LOC134061673 gene encoding ecto-ADP-ribosyltransferase 4-like: MKIPSSSVVLLSLRTGRMMNFAVLILILTTGAAFGEVEIPLDMAENSVDNQYQDSTTNMSDINTYLEQERKRSDLGAAWRKGHEWCSDKKKEDDLGGINYCIALYVYSLNTSINEDFNNATRGGKTQYTGKTYEWYSLHFFLTHAVQDLKKIEKKNGIESKVVYRGTTDQFDVKNKEIRFGSFISSSLEYDVAKKNGKLSCFEIETCLGANIANYSANPDQKEVLIPPYEIFKVTKVSRNDSGCGTVYELKSTRVNSNLKCADVSNQASGKSLIYHTYVWPIMIFMFSYSETLW, encoded by the exons ATGAAGATCCCCTCCTCATCTGTTGTACTACTGTCTCTCCGTACTG GCAGAATGATGAACTTTGCTGTACTGATTCTCATCCTGACAACTGGAGCTGCCTTTGGAGAG GTGGAGATTCCATTGGACATGGCAGAGAACTCTGTTGATAATCAGTACCAGGACTCCACAACAAATATGTCAGACATAAACACGTATCTAGAACAGGAACGGAAGAGGTCAGACTTAGGAGCAGCTTGGCGTAAAGGACATGAGTGGTGCTCCGATAAGAAGAAAGAAGATGATTTGGGAGGAATTAATTACTGCATTGCCTTGTACGTGTATTCTCTTAATACATCGATAAATGAAGATTTCAATAATGCCACTCGTGGTGGGAAAACACAATACACAGGAAAGACATATGAGTGGTATTctcttcacttttttttaacgCATGCAGTACAAGATCTGAAGAAAATAGAGAAGAAAAATGGAATTGAAAGCAAAGTAGTGTATCGTGGTACAACGGATCAATTTGATGTTAAGAACAAAGAGATTCGATTTGGCTCATTCATATCCTCTTCCCTTGAATACGatgtggcaaaaaaaaatgggaaactCTCGTGTTTCGAAATCGAAACATGCCTTGGTGCCAATATCGCAAATTATTCCGCCAACCCAGATCAGAAAGAGGTACTGATTCCTCCATATGAGATATTTAAAGTAACTAAAGTCTCAAGAAATGATTCTGGGTGTGGCACTGTGTATGAGCTGAAAAGCACAAGGGTCAATAGTAACCTGAAATGTGCAGACGTGTCCAATCAGGCTTCAGGCAAATCTCTGATTTATCACACATACGTGTGGCCAATCATGATTTTCATGTTTTCTTACTCTGAAACACTATGGTGA
- the LOC134062256 gene encoding protein mono-ADP-ribosyltransferase PARP12-like isoform X2: MLQTSIQDKTQRRVRTSREPVKAPSDSKAPLVTLMSLPDYWNPDVLPPLGHAIIELDAASSEYSKVLNIFNRTMSGYDILSIKRIQNLALWKFFNEQADHMRKKNGGNANEQILFHGTDSNHSDAVCQENFDWQIHGTGTAYGQGSYFTRDASYSDAFTGPARIKSMFACRVLLGQYTKGQHNYVRTPAKEDNSSLLCDSCVDDVFNPSIFVVFEKHQVYPEYLIQYAWRRPNMYLPHPRLYRCLHPHPDMCLAPKPEHVPPPKPSHVPPPLSRHVPPPTSKYVPPPTSKYVPPPTSKHVPLPLSSHVPPPIPSHVPPPLSRHVPPLTPKHVHPSTPRYVPPPTARYVPPPLSRQMPPPLSKQVPPSTPRQVPPSTPKYVPPPLSRPVPPPTPRHGGGPSVTSHAVAQWSLSPGGSKNTTQPSSPKSQPQRVSHLIDYFHKLTNQQ; the protein is encoded by the exons ATGCTTCAAACAAGTATCCAAGACAAAACACAGAGGCGTGTGAGAACATCCAGAGAGCCGG TGAAAGCTCCCAGTGACAGCAAGGCACCGTTGGTTACCCTAATGTCTCTGCCGGATTACTGGAACCCTGATGTGTTGCCTCCACTAGGACATGCA ATAATCGAGCTGGATGCAGCTTCTTCAGAATACTCAAAAGTCCTCAATATCTTCAACAGAACCATGTCAGGCTATGACATTCTGAGTATCAAAAGAATCCAGAACCTGGCTTTGTGGAAATTCTTCAATGA GCAAGCAGACcacatgagaaaaaaaaatggtggaaATGCCAATGAACAAATCCTCTTCCATGGAACAGACTCCAATCACAGTGATGCCGTCTGTCAGGAGAACTTTGATTGGCAGATCCATGGGACCGGAACCGCTTATGGCCAAG ggAGTTACTTCACCAGAGATGCCAGTTATTCAGATGCATTCACTGGGCCGGCACGGATCAAATCCATGTTTGCCTGTAGGGTCTTATTAGGGCAGTACACCAAAGGACAGCATAATTATGTCCGAACCCCAGCCAAGGAAGATAATTCAAGCTTGCTTTGTGACAGCTGTGTGGACGACGTGTTTAACCCCTCCATATTTGTTGTGTTTGAGAAACACCAGGTTTATCCCGAGTACCTCATTCAGTATGCCTGGAGACGGCCAAACATGTACCTCCCCCACCCACGCCTGTACAGGTGCCTCCACCCACACCCAGACATGTGCCTTGCCCCCAAGCCCGAACATGTGCCTCCACCCAAACCCAGCCATGTTCCTCCACCTTTATCCAGACATGTGCCTCCACCCACATCCAAATATGTGCCTCCACCCACATCCAAATATGTGCCTCCACCCACATCCAAACATGTTCCTCTACCTTTATCCAGCCATGTGCCCCCACCCATACCCAGCCATGTGCCTCCACCTTTATCCAGACATGTGCCTCCACTTACACCCAAACATGTGCATCCATCCACACCCAGATATGTTCCTCCACCCACAGCCAGATATGTTCCTCCACCTTTATCCAGGCAGATGCCTCCACCATTATCCAAACAAGTGCCTCCATCCACACCCAGACAGGTGCCTCCATCCACACCCAAATATGTGCCTCCACCTTTATCCAGACCTGTTCCTCCACCCACACCCAGACATGGGGGAGGTCCCTCGGTCACATCTCATGCCGTGGCCCAGTGGTCATTGTCTCCTGGAGGCTCCAAGAACACAACGCAGCCATCGTCTCCAAAAAGCCAGCCCCAGAGAGTTTCTCATTTGATTGACTACTTCCATAAACTCACTAATCAACAATAA
- the LOC134062256 gene encoding ras-associated and pleckstrin homology domains-containing protein 1-like isoform X3 codes for MSGYDILSIKRIQNLALWKFFNEQADHMRKKNGGNANEQILFHGTDSNHSDAVCQENFDWQIHGTGTAYGQGSYFTRDASYSDAFTGPARIKSMFACRVLLGQYTKGQHNYVRTPAKEDNSSLLCDSCVDDVFNPSIFVVFEKHQVYPEYLIQYAWRRPNMYLPHPRLYRCLHPHPDMCLAPKPEHVPPPKPSHVPPPLSRHVPPPTSKYVPPPTSKYVPPPTSKHVPLPLSSHVPPPIPSHVPPPLSRHVPPLTPKHVHPSTPRYVPPPTARYVPPPLSRQMPPPLSKQVPPSTPRQVPPSTPKYVPPPLSRPVPPPTPRHGGGPSVTSHAVAQWSLSPGGSKNTTQPSSPKSQPQRVSHLIDYFHKLTNQQ; via the exons ATGTCAGGCTATGACATTCTGAGTATCAAAAGAATCCAGAACCTGGCTTTGTGGAAATTCTTCAATGA GCAAGCAGACcacatgagaaaaaaaaatggtggaaATGCCAATGAACAAATCCTCTTCCATGGAACAGACTCCAATCACAGTGATGCCGTCTGTCAGGAGAACTTTGATTGGCAGATCCATGGGACCGGAACCGCTTATGGCCAAG ggAGTTACTTCACCAGAGATGCCAGTTATTCAGATGCATTCACTGGGCCGGCACGGATCAAATCCATGTTTGCCTGTAGGGTCTTATTAGGGCAGTACACCAAAGGACAGCATAATTATGTCCGAACCCCAGCCAAGGAAGATAATTCAAGCTTGCTTTGTGACAGCTGTGTGGACGACGTGTTTAACCCCTCCATATTTGTTGTGTTTGAGAAACACCAGGTTTATCCCGAGTACCTCATTCAGTATGCCTGGAGACGGCCAAACATGTACCTCCCCCACCCACGCCTGTACAGGTGCCTCCACCCACACCCAGACATGTGCCTTGCCCCCAAGCCCGAACATGTGCCTCCACCCAAACCCAGCCATGTTCCTCCACCTTTATCCAGACATGTGCCTCCACCCACATCCAAATATGTGCCTCCACCCACATCCAAATATGTGCCTCCACCCACATCCAAACATGTTCCTCTACCTTTATCCAGCCATGTGCCCCCACCCATACCCAGCCATGTGCCTCCACCTTTATCCAGACATGTGCCTCCACTTACACCCAAACATGTGCATCCATCCACACCCAGATATGTTCCTCCACCCACAGCCAGATATGTTCCTCCACCTTTATCCAGGCAGATGCCTCCACCATTATCCAAACAAGTGCCTCCATCCACACCCAGACAGGTGCCTCCATCCACACCCAAATATGTGCCTCCACCTTTATCCAGACCTGTTCCTCCACCCACACCCAGACATGGGGGAGGTCCCTCGGTCACATCTCATGCCGTGGCCCAGTGGTCATTGTCTCCTGGAGGCTCCAAGAACACAACGCAGCCATCGTCTCCAAAAAGCCAGCCCCAGAGAGTTTCTCATTTGATTGACTACTTCCATAAACTCACTAATCAACAATAA
- the LOC134062630 gene encoding ecto-ADP-ribosyltransferase 4-like, protein MNISSSSVVLLCLHTGRMMNFAVLILILTTGAAFGEGEFPLDMKENSVDDQYQGCAMNMSHMVENTFLKQELESTKNFSAAWSKGQQWCSSNKKGDDLGEMNYCIALYVYTLLDPPVYQAFNSDTRNGTAQYTGKTYHWYSLHFLLARAVQVLKNQERKNGIKCRSVYRGTEDPFEKDVLNKEIRFGSFTSSSLDPNVTTSFGKVSCFEINTCHGADITDYSANPHQKEVLIPPYEIFTVTKVSEKRNNPWCGTVYKLESTGIRSDLNCKVVLKQASGKSLIYHKYVQPIVDFIHSLFFL, encoded by the exons ATGAACATATCCTCCTCATCTGTGGTCCTGCTGTGCCTCCATACAG GCAGAATGATGAACTTTGCTGTACTGATTCTCATCCTGACAACAGGAGCTGCCTTTGGAGAG GGGGAGTTTCCATTGGACATGAAGGAGAACTCTGTTGATGATCAGTACCAGGGATGCGCAATGAATATGTCACACATGGTAGAGAACACATTTCTAAAACAGGAACTTGAAAGTACAAAGAACTTCAGCGCAGCTTGGAGTAAAGGACAACAGTGGTGCTCCAGTAATAAGAAAGGAGATGATTTGGGAGAAATGAATTACTGCATTGCCTTGTACGTTTATACTCTACTTGACCCACCGGTATATCAAGCTTTCAATAGTGACACTCGTAATGGGACAGCACAATACACAGGAAAGACATATCACTGGTATTCTCTTCACTTTTTGTTAGCACGCGCAGTACAAGTTCTGAAGAACCAAGAGAGGAAAAACGGAATTAAATGCAGATCAGTGTATCGTGGTACAGAGGATCCATTTGAAAAAGACGTTCTGAACAAAGAGATTCGATTCGGCTCATTCACATCCTCTTCCCTCGACCCCAATGTGACAACGAGTTTTGGAAAAGTGTCGTGTTTTGAAATCAACACATGCCATGGTGCCGATATCACGGATTATTCCGCCAACCCACATCAGAAAGAGGTGTTAATTCCTCCATATGAGATATTTACAGTCACAAAAGTCTCAGAGAAAAGAAACAATCCATGGTGTGGCACTGTGTATAAACTGGAGAGCACTGGGATCAGAAGTGACCTCAACTGTAAGGTTGTGCTAAAACAGGCCTCAGGCAAATCTCTGATTTATCACAAATATGTGCAACCAATTGTGGATTTCATTCATagccttttctttctctga